A genomic segment from Pseudomonas mendocina encodes:
- a CDS encoding dienelactone hydrolase family protein yields MTSRKLDEFDPLDDFTPRTITLGGITKVVQVSGIGPAVIVMPELPGISPYMARFARWVREAGFTVYMPSLYGRDGDPSSLEATQEVFRKICVSAEFHAFAGNGSSPVTQWLRALARQAHAECGGPGVGAIGMCFSGNFALSMMLEPVMLAPVLTQPSLPIDDPARLESSDEELARIKARLDRDGLDVLAYRFAGDRICQAQRFAAYQRALGERFIARELPDNAANQEVPEFFEKVVQTPHSVVTVHLIDEAGQPTRAARDEILAFFRQKLVNGA; encoded by the coding sequence ATGACATCCAGAAAGCTCGACGAATTCGATCCGCTCGATGATTTCACTCCGCGCACCATCACCCTTGGCGGCATCACCAAGGTGGTGCAAGTCAGCGGCATCGGCCCGGCGGTGATCGTGATGCCAGAGCTGCCAGGCATCAGTCCGTACATGGCGCGTTTTGCCCGCTGGGTGCGCGAGGCCGGCTTCACCGTCTACATGCCTTCGCTGTATGGCCGCGACGGCGATCCCTCCAGCCTGGAGGCCACCCAGGAAGTCTTCCGCAAGATCTGCGTCAGCGCCGAGTTCCACGCCTTCGCCGGCAATGGCTCAAGCCCCGTGACGCAATGGCTGCGCGCCCTGGCACGGCAGGCCCACGCCGAATGCGGCGGCCCGGGCGTGGGCGCGATCGGCATGTGCTTCTCCGGCAACTTCGCCCTGAGCATGATGCTCGAACCGGTCATGCTGGCTCCGGTTCTGACCCAGCCGTCGCTGCCGATCGACGACCCGGCCAGGCTGGAGAGTAGCGACGAGGAGCTCGCCAGGATCAAGGCACGCCTCGACCGCGACGGACTGGATGTGTTGGCCTATCGTTTCGCGGGCGACCGCATCTGCCAGGCACAGCGCTTCGCCGCTTATCAACGTGCGCTGGGCGAGCGCTTCATCGCCCGCGAGTTGCCCGACAACGCGGCCAATCAGGAAGTACCCGAGTTCTTCGAGAAGGTGGTGCAGACGCCGCACAGCGTGGTGACCGTGCACCTGATCGATGAGGCTGGGCAGCCGACCCGCGCCGCACGCGACGAGATTCTCGCCTTCTTCAGACAGAAGCTCGTGAACGGCGCCTAA
- a CDS encoding saccharopine dehydrogenase family protein, with amino-acid sequence MKKNVLIIGAGGVAKVVAHKCAQHNDELGRIAIASRNISKCQAIIDSVQAKGGLKQPGEIKAYALNALDVEATKALIRETESQIVINVGSAFLNMSVLRACIDTGVAYLDTAIHEDPSKICETPPWYGNYEWKHLAECQEKGVTAILGVGFDPGVVNSYAALAQQQYFDKIESIDILDVNAGSHGKYFATNFDPEINFREFTGTVYSWQNSQWVSNRMFEVKRTDDLPVVGEQNLYLTGHDEVHSLSKHLDVPNVRFWMSFGDHYINVFTVLKNLGLLSEQPVKTAEGLEVVPLKVVKAVLPDPASLAPGYTGKTCIGDLVKGTKDGQPRELFIYNVADHEDAFAETDSQGISYTAGVPPVAAALLVARGEWDAKRMVNVEELPAEPFLKLLDVMGLPTRIKDEHGDRPWDQAL; translated from the coding sequence TTGAAGAAGAATGTTCTGATCATTGGAGCAGGAGGTGTTGCCAAGGTGGTGGCCCATAAGTGCGCGCAACACAATGACGAGTTAGGTCGCATTGCAATTGCGTCGCGCAACATCTCCAAATGCCAGGCCATCATCGACAGCGTGCAGGCAAAGGGCGGCCTCAAGCAGCCCGGCGAGATCAAGGCCTATGCGCTGAACGCCCTGGACGTGGAAGCGACCAAGGCATTGATCCGCGAAACCGAGTCGCAGATCGTCATCAACGTGGGCTCTGCCTTCCTCAACATGTCCGTGCTGCGTGCCTGCATCGACACCGGCGTGGCCTATCTGGACACCGCCATCCACGAAGACCCGAGCAAGATCTGTGAAACCCCGCCGTGGTACGGCAACTACGAATGGAAGCACCTGGCCGAATGCCAGGAAAAAGGCGTGACCGCCATCCTCGGCGTCGGCTTCGATCCGGGTGTGGTCAACTCCTACGCCGCTCTGGCGCAACAACAGTACTTCGACAAGATCGAGTCGATCGACATCCTCGACGTCAACGCCGGTTCGCACGGCAAGTACTTCGCCACCAATTTCGACCCGGAAATCAATTTCCGCGAATTCACCGGCACGGTCTACAGCTGGCAGAACAGCCAGTGGGTGAGCAACCGCATGTTCGAAGTCAAACGCACCGACGATCTGCCGGTGGTGGGCGAACAGAACCTGTACCTGACCGGCCATGACGAGGTGCACTCGCTGTCCAAGCACCTCGATGTACCGAACGTCCGCTTCTGGATGAGCTTCGGCGATCACTACATCAACGTCTTCACCGTGCTGAAGAACCTCGGCCTGCTCTCCGAGCAACCGGTCAAGACCGCTGAAGGCCTTGAAGTTGTGCCACTGAAAGTGGTCAAGGCCGTGCTGCCCGACCCCGCCTCGCTGGCGCCGGGCTACACCGGCAAGACCTGCATCGGCGACCTGGTCAAGGGCACCAAGGATGGCCAGCCGCGCGAGCTGTTCATCTACAACGTGGCCGACCACGAAGACGCCTTCGCCGAGACCGATAGCCAGGGCATCTCCTACACCGCCGGCGTGCCGCCGGTCGCCGCTGCGCTGCTGGTGGCGCGTGGCGAGTGGGATGCCAAACGCATGGTCAACGTCGAAGAGTTGCCGGCCGAGCCGTTCCTCAAGCTGCTGGACGTGATGGGCCTACCGACCCGCATCAAGGATGAGCACGGCGACCGTCCGTGGGATCAGGCACTCTGA
- a CDS encoding carboxynorspermidine decarboxylase, whose amino-acid sequence MIQTPYYLIDKQKLLVNLEKIAYVRENSGAKALLALKCFATWSVFDLMQQYMDGTTSSSLYELKLGRQKFEGETHAYSVAWADDEIEEMVANCDKIIFNSIGQLERFAARTEGTIRGLRVNPQVSSSDYLLADPARPFSRLGEWDPAKVEQVMGQISGFMFHNNCENGSFELFDKMLTTIEERFGHLIAQVEWVSLGGGIHFTGEGYPIDAFCARLKAFSEKYGVQVYLEPGEAAITLSASLEVTVLDTLYNGKHLAVVDSSIEAHMLDLLIYRLNAKMAPNDGEHTYMVCGKSCLAGDIFGEYQFDKPLQIGDRLSFVDAAGYTMVKKNWFNGLKMPSIVVKQLDGSVEVVRQFEFDDYLSSLS is encoded by the coding sequence ATGATCCAGACGCCGTACTACCTCATCGACAAACAGAAGCTTCTGGTCAACCTGGAGAAGATCGCCTACGTGCGCGAGAACTCCGGTGCCAAAGCGCTGCTGGCGCTGAAATGCTTCGCCACCTGGTCGGTGTTCGACCTGATGCAGCAGTACATGGACGGCACCACGTCGTCTTCGCTGTATGAGCTGAAACTGGGGCGACAGAAGTTCGAGGGTGAAACCCACGCTTACAGCGTGGCCTGGGCCGACGACGAGATCGAAGAGATGGTCGCCAACTGCGACAAGATCATCTTCAACTCCATCGGCCAGCTCGAGCGTTTCGCCGCGCGTACCGAGGGCACCATCCGCGGCCTGCGCGTCAACCCGCAGGTGAGCAGCTCCGATTACCTGCTGGCCGACCCTGCGCGCCCGTTCAGCCGCCTCGGCGAATGGGACCCGGCGAAGGTCGAGCAGGTCATGGGGCAGATTTCCGGCTTCATGTTTCACAACAACTGCGAGAACGGCAGCTTCGAGCTGTTCGACAAGATGCTCACCACCATCGAGGAGCGCTTCGGCCACCTGATTGCTCAGGTGGAGTGGGTCAGCCTCGGTGGCGGCATCCACTTCACCGGCGAGGGCTACCCGATCGATGCCTTCTGTGCGCGTCTGAAGGCTTTCTCCGAGAAGTACGGCGTGCAGGTGTACCTGGAGCCGGGCGAAGCGGCGATCACCCTCAGTGCCTCGCTGGAAGTCACCGTGCTCGACACCCTGTACAACGGCAAGCACCTGGCGGTGGTCGACAGCTCCATCGAAGCGCACATGCTCGACCTGCTGATCTACCGCCTCAACGCCAAGATGGCGCCGAATGACGGCGAACACACCTACATGGTCTGCGGCAAATCCTGCCTGGCCGGCGATATCTTCGGTGAGTACCAGTTCGACAAGCCGCTGCAGATCGGCGATCGCCTGTCGTTCGTCGATGCGGCCGGCTACACCATGGTCAAGAAGAACTGGTTCAATGGCCTGAAGATGCCATCCATCGTGGTGAAACAACTCGACGGTAGTGTCGAGGTGGTGCGCCAGTTCGAGTTCGACGATTACCTGTCCAGTCTGTCGTAA
- a CDS encoding DUF6160 family protein — MQRYGWLAALVLGSSPVWAMQALDDDGLANVTGRGGISIETAGGGWSAESLEYREDGQSLRLEGVSSRPQQAGSVSTTKIDVIDDRLHVEHQGRPTELVVNNIGFAGSDKSFGAFRAFYTLGASLKLSGGGASGVAGFSVDGSRLSLDAVTFYYRDNGFDLIVRNASFDAYLNNAYLDIVSGGNGSAVRLDLGDTRFVAHIGGIGLDLAHGDPVAGVAVTPGAPDTRHPDHARSFGQLDMDLRLGGSIRIAGGGASGQGLRLIPQITFANSLFQYKDDGVLRAENFAGVLSSQNGITLDLDEDGSGRYAQLAFQDLKLNASLGGLIIGDPNNQKIGSLALDLNFQDQGARQNWFKLRPGGDPNSGLKGITADVSWNMVSSSVSLTDNGNSMWFSGLRTHGSGQLTVDLTKSCVGGSSAGCYAGSANTQPGSSGYDGHFDGLRLGLNNVKGSYSFDGLRVGRADAPLQGGTELLVLLEIFPAYDFTLNGQLTLRPGGASGDGVRYNADFVVTDANAAITVDEAGKGLWLAGTRYDMHFRDGSLDVTQNGVQLSKGTYWSTLDVHDVRWGDRSTGQSLGRVVLRRYEQGSTLSLSSGGAGALCVGGSGASVSACTASGGRWEDRGNEGLTAGLKNVFVRDTSGNPASSVSTSEKRNQLIIETDRVGGVNGTGAQLVVDNFYTSDGNPSDANANTYGVRVDLNLDVAPTKVCNKGASGCPPVSPDPLGFAVNGRVHFKEINIDRIQNVHPTGGAVTSMYGMKLQNADIRANLTATPIN, encoded by the coding sequence ATGCAGCGTTACGGATGGCTTGCGGCGCTCGTTCTCGGCAGCTCACCGGTCTGGGCCATGCAGGCGCTGGATGACGACGGCCTAGCCAATGTCACTGGCCGTGGCGGTATCAGCATCGAAACCGCCGGTGGTGGCTGGTCGGCAGAGAGCCTCGAATACCGTGAGGACGGCCAGAGCCTGCGCCTCGAGGGTGTGTCCAGTCGGCCGCAGCAGGCCGGCAGCGTTTCCACCACGAAGATCGACGTGATCGATGATCGCCTGCATGTCGAGCATCAGGGGCGTCCGACCGAGCTGGTGGTGAACAACATCGGTTTTGCCGGCAGCGACAAGAGTTTTGGGGCCTTTCGCGCGTTCTACACCCTCGGCGCCAGCCTCAAGCTCAGCGGTGGTGGCGCCAGTGGCGTGGCCGGCTTCAGCGTCGATGGCAGCCGGCTGAGCCTGGATGCAGTGACCTTCTATTACCGTGACAACGGTTTCGATCTGATCGTGCGCAATGCCTCGTTCGATGCCTATCTGAACAACGCCTACCTGGATATCGTCAGCGGCGGCAATGGCTCGGCGGTGCGTCTCGACCTGGGCGATACGCGCTTCGTCGCGCATATCGGCGGTATCGGGCTGGATCTGGCGCACGGTGATCCCGTGGCCGGCGTCGCCGTAACGCCCGGTGCGCCGGATACACGGCACCCCGACCATGCGCGCAGTTTCGGTCAGCTGGACATGGATCTGCGCCTTGGCGGCAGCATTCGTATCGCCGGCGGGGGCGCCAGCGGTCAGGGGTTGCGTCTGATTCCGCAGATCACCTTCGCCAACAGCCTGTTCCAGTACAAGGACGACGGCGTGCTGCGCGCCGAGAACTTCGCCGGCGTGCTCAGCAGCCAGAATGGCATCACGCTCGACCTCGACGAGGACGGCAGTGGGCGTTACGCCCAGTTGGCTTTTCAGGATCTCAAACTCAACGCCAGCCTCGGCGGCCTGATCATCGGCGATCCCAACAATCAGAAGATCGGCAGTCTGGCGCTGGATCTCAATTTCCAGGATCAGGGCGCACGGCAGAACTGGTTCAAGCTGCGCCCTGGCGGCGATCCCAATTCCGGGCTCAAGGGCATCACTGCAGATGTGTCATGGAACATGGTCAGCAGTTCGGTCTCGCTCACCGATAATGGCAACAGTATGTGGTTCAGTGGCCTGCGTACTCATGGCAGCGGCCAACTGACAGTCGATCTGACCAAGAGCTGCGTGGGCGGTAGCAGTGCTGGTTGCTACGCCGGTAGTGCCAATACCCAGCCCGGCAGCAGCGGTTATGACGGCCATTTCGATGGCCTGCGCCTGGGCCTGAACAACGTCAAGGGTAGTTACAGCTTCGATGGCTTGCGCGTCGGTCGCGCCGATGCGCCGCTGCAGGGTGGTACCGAGTTGCTGGTGCTGCTGGAAATCTTCCCGGCCTACGATTTCACCCTCAACGGCCAACTGACCCTGCGTCCCGGTGGGGCGAGCGGCGATGGCGTGCGCTACAACGCCGACTTCGTCGTCACCGATGCCAATGCCGCGATCACCGTCGACGAGGCCGGCAAGGGCCTGTGGCTGGCCGGCACCCGCTACGACATGCACTTTCGTGATGGTTCGCTGGACGTGACCCAGAATGGCGTGCAGTTGAGCAAGGGCACCTACTGGTCGACCCTGGATGTGCACGATGTACGTTGGGGTGATCGCAGCACGGGGCAGAGCCTGGGCCGTGTCGTGCTGCGTCGTTACGAGCAGGGTTCCACGCTCAGTCTCAGCTCCGGCGGTGCGGGCGCGTTGTGCGTCGGTGGCAGTGGCGCCAGCGTATCGGCCTGTACCGCCAGCGGTGGGCGCTGGGAGGACCGTGGCAACGAAGGGCTGACCGCAGGGCTGAAGAATGTTTTCGTGCGCGATACCTCGGGCAACCCAGCGAGCAGCGTGTCGACCAGCGAGAAGCGTAACCAGCTGATCATCGAGACGGATCGGGTGGGTGGCGTCAACGGCACCGGGGCGCAACTGGTGGTGGATAACTTTTACACGTCCGATGGCAATCCGAGCGATGCCAATGCCAACACCTATGGCGTGCGCGTCGATCTCAACCTGGATGTGGCGCCGACCAAGGTCTGCAACAAGGGCGCCAGCGGTTGTCCGCCAGTGTCGCCCGACCCGCTGGGGTTCGCCGTCAATGGCCGGGTGCACTTCAAGGAAATCAACATTGACCGCATCCAGAACGTGCATCCCACGGGCGGGGCGGTTACCTCCATGTATGGCATGAAACTGCAGAATGCCGATATTCGCGCCAACCTGACCGCCACGCCGATCAACTGA
- a CDS encoding DUF6160 family protein: MTCAKAVVVLLSLLPALTLAEMQALDDSTLSEMSGQGGVYLSGEFSINKNGGVLWETPTTNNPAQWTANQRSCALAGAASPESCGMRVAVRSGANSGWYVLDNLKGIFSFEGLTLDTRTLTSASGEREVLALGLPNEIRFKDGNFSFGVASQGGWKNKALSAANGGAPSYQQTNIFSAKIDGSIRMQGSVLVFPTN, from the coding sequence ATGACCTGCGCTAAAGCAGTAGTCGTTCTGTTGTCGCTGCTGCCGGCGCTGACGCTGGCGGAGATGCAGGCGCTGGACGACAGCACCCTCAGCGAGATGAGCGGGCAGGGCGGGGTTTATCTCTCCGGTGAATTCAGCATCAACAAGAACGGTGGCGTGCTCTGGGAGACGCCGACGACCAACAATCCGGCGCAGTGGACGGCCAACCAGCGCAGCTGCGCCCTGGCCGGTGCGGCCAGTCCGGAAAGCTGCGGCATGCGTGTGGCCGTGCGCTCCGGCGCCAACTCAGGCTGGTACGTGCTGGACAACCTCAAAGGCATCTTCAGTTTCGAAGGCCTGACCCTGGATACCCGCACGCTTACCAGCGCCAGTGGCGAGCGCGAGGTGCTGGCGCTGGGATTGCCCAACGAGATCCGCTTCAAGGACGGCAACTTCTCCTTCGGCGTGGCCAGTCAGGGTGGCTGGAAGAACAAGGCGCTGAGCGCAGCCAATGGCGGCGCCCCGAGCTATCAGCAGACCAACATCTTCTCGGCCAAGATCGACGGCAGCATCCGCATGCAAGGCAGCGTGCTGGTGTTTCCCACGAACTGA
- the mksB gene encoding Mks condensin complex protein MksB, whose protein sequence is MIDPKRVLRALAEHWTLLEPLCERFDAGTLSLVELRSQLATQLPDATPSDTTALLDTWIRLDILVPVAKSPNRFELNAQIHDFLAYLRREHRLGLCLEIEAYLRHLERLAGYIQDAFEVRDANDLARQLRLLDMRVRDVLKKLANDEQALVGVADRAKTSDRQIPLRQRYAEVLATWDEYVEPMIQLVAADGAFEQGVRRVEQVLLRLLGDQQRLGQLVDDDLLLRTHARILEMQTTAQLTLRKARELLLPLREEARRHNAVTRGAALALSVIRKKGIDAVPQAAMPLFTRPQSNFLGSASQVEAYVYALARFEAKPAHFPKASNSRKGGAPKAPKTAREMIERCEQALPLPDLMTWLLEQEPEGATDELLYWFSRLSRESRFQRERLERRQYLTRDHEVSLASFALVGQPNG, encoded by the coding sequence ATGATCGATCCCAAGCGCGTGTTGCGCGCCCTCGCCGAACACTGGACGTTGCTCGAACCGCTTTGCGAGCGTTTCGACGCTGGCACCCTGAGCCTGGTCGAGCTGCGCAGCCAGCTCGCCACGCAGTTGCCCGACGCCACGCCCAGCGACACCACCGCCCTGCTCGACACCTGGATTCGCCTGGACATCCTGGTACCAGTGGCCAAGAGCCCCAACCGTTTCGAGCTCAACGCGCAGATCCACGATTTTCTCGCCTACCTGCGCCGCGAACACCGCCTCGGCCTTTGCCTAGAGATCGAAGCCTACCTGCGCCACTTGGAGCGCCTGGCCGGCTACATCCAGGATGCCTTCGAAGTGCGCGACGCCAACGACCTGGCGCGCCAGCTACGCCTGCTCGATATGCGCGTACGCGACGTGCTGAAGAAACTGGCCAACGACGAACAGGCACTGGTTGGCGTGGCCGACCGCGCCAAGACCTCGGATCGGCAGATTCCCCTGCGCCAACGCTACGCCGAGGTGCTCGCTACCTGGGACGAATACGTCGAGCCGATGATCCAACTGGTCGCCGCTGACGGCGCCTTCGAGCAGGGCGTGCGCCGCGTCGAACAGGTGCTGCTGCGCCTGCTCGGTGATCAACAGCGCCTCGGCCAACTGGTCGACGACGACCTGCTGCTGCGTACCCACGCGCGCATCCTGGAAATGCAGACCACCGCCCAGTTGACCCTGCGCAAGGCGCGCGAGCTGCTGCTGCCGCTGCGCGAGGAAGCCCGTCGGCATAACGCCGTGACCCGTGGCGCCGCACTGGCGCTGTCGGTGATCCGCAAGAAGGGCATCGACGCCGTACCGCAGGCGGCCATGCCACTGTTCACCCGGCCGCAGAGCAACTTCCTCGGCAGCGCCAGCCAGGTCGAGGCCTACGTTTATGCACTGGCCCGGTTCGAAGCCAAGCCGGCGCACTTCCCCAAGGCCAGCAACAGCCGCAAGGGCGGCGCGCCCAAGGCACCGAAGACCGCGCGGGAAATGATCGAGCGCTGCGAACAGGCCCTGCCACTGCCGGATCTGATGACCTGGCTGCTGGAGCAGGAGCCGGAAGGCGCCACCGACGAGCTGCTCTACTGGTTCTCACGCCTGTCGCGCGAATCGCGCTTCCAGCGTGAACGCCTGGAGCGCCGCCAATACCTGACCCGCGACCATGAGGTCAGCCTTGCCTCCTTTGCCCTGGTAGGCCAGCCCAATGGCTGA
- the mksE gene encoding Mks condensin complex protein MksE, which produces MNIDLKEMTQLAAAFRDLFKGYHISRSEPECYAQLSSMQDQYRALFRALGFELVCDPRGFYYFVPEQVAPQVNKTAQRLALFTFILVEHLADQGRDPLSVLDGGSIGRDELPALLEKYRDLFLQAEVTTFEELEDKIIRRLVQLGFAEDSNGVYRFLPPMHRFLDVCLSVQHDRDLAASLHSSDLPLPAPVLLDDDGDADPLEAVDIEESEEDALARAMAEERAAQEMDA; this is translated from the coding sequence ATGAACATCGATCTAAAAGAAATGACCCAGCTCGCGGCCGCTTTCCGCGACCTGTTCAAGGGCTACCACATCTCGCGCAGCGAGCCGGAATGCTACGCCCAGCTATCCAGCATGCAGGATCAGTATCGCGCGCTGTTCCGCGCTTTAGGCTTCGAGCTGGTGTGCGACCCGCGCGGCTTCTACTACTTCGTGCCCGAGCAGGTCGCGCCGCAGGTAAACAAGACCGCCCAACGCCTAGCGCTGTTCACCTTCATCCTCGTCGAGCACCTGGCCGACCAGGGCCGCGACCCGCTCTCCGTGCTCGACGGTGGCAGCATCGGCCGTGACGAGCTGCCGGCGCTGCTGGAGAAGTACCGCGACCTGTTCCTGCAGGCCGAAGTGACCACCTTCGAGGAGCTGGAAGACAAGATCATCCGCCGTCTCGTGCAGCTTGGTTTCGCCGAGGACAGCAACGGCGTGTACCGCTTCCTGCCGCCGATGCACCGTTTCCTCGACGTCTGCCTGTCGGTGCAACACGACCGCGACCTGGCTGCTAGCCTGCACAGCAGCGACCTGCCGTTGCCGGCGCCGGTGCTGCTGGACGATGACGGCGACGCCGATCCGCTCGAAGCCGTGGACATCGAAGAATCCGAGGAAGATGCCCTGGCCCGCGCCATGGCCGAAGAACGCGCCGCACAGGAGATGGACGCATGA
- the mksF gene encoding Mks condensin complex protein MksF: MSQERYGIRRFALLNTAGYSLGLFPLENPLSVYGANNLGKSASINALQFPILARMSDMSFGKYSLEASRKFYFASDTSYILVEVALPHGPHVIGVAGRGPGGGFGHQFFAYAGELDLEHYQQNGTCLRQRELFKNLGQAGITAYELKPDELRRLLVGGHTSIPLDLTLIPLRSTSEQSLKTFRALFINLLHMREITAAKLKQLFLDAFEHSLRSGSVDYIAATEEAFRDVRRMEQDYQALVTAGPLIEALASGVAQREVLRGKLHRLSPLLDNLLGTWHDYADARKEELVIQAEHYKNEQDGLQNEQRGGTAELMRLEREISEIQRWLGELSVLKNRFALVENAKVLEEQLLAAKDAHDELAGALAQSRQFSSEDLDERLRDLEKRLKSVKQQLDHADNNSYSRLREEFSQQDVDRLMRLFNGQLFSLPLGEKGIQAEGDDWVKAVEAVLDRFKGDTFAVPGLSIDLSHIEPPALQALADRAALRDQKDRLERELKQLKTQQSVAADRAASKAQAETLYQAVLDAQKALEDFRKSQTLAAEEPQKLERLAELEGAQDELKRASDAFAERVQQLSAKLQLVGRQLADLEAKERTLEDALRRRQLLPADLPFGTPFMEPVDDSLDNLLPLLNDYQDTWQALQRIDNQIEALYAQVRLKGVAKFDSEDDVERRLQLLVNAYAHRQDEALTLAKARRAAVTDIARTLRNIRSDYDNLEHQLALFNREINKRQVSNLQSFRIVLAPNKEALRHIDQIIHSAGQYEEGETLSVFDLSQSAEQDAKNEEAKDYLSRLVAANGNQLGLKDLFELAFEITKVHGQPVIHTDIDGAASNGTTMTIKALTNMYLLLHLMDREQAGRVRLPYYLDEAADIDERNQQALIETSLQLGFVPILASVKPQVSAHVAIDLEGGSGPNGIYIDEADWKFIKPRESAKAQAAQQEEATEPA; this comes from the coding sequence ATGAGCCAGGAACGCTACGGCATCCGCCGCTTCGCCCTGCTGAACACTGCCGGCTACAGCCTCGGCCTGTTCCCACTGGAAAACCCGCTGTCGGTCTACGGCGCCAACAACCTGGGCAAATCCGCCTCGATCAACGCCCTGCAGTTCCCCATCCTGGCGCGCATGTCGGACATGAGCTTCGGCAAGTACAGCCTGGAAGCCTCGCGCAAGTTCTACTTCGCCAGCGACACCAGCTACATCCTCGTCGAAGTCGCCCTGCCCCACGGCCCACACGTGATCGGCGTGGCTGGTCGCGGCCCAGGTGGCGGTTTCGGCCACCAGTTCTTCGCCTACGCCGGCGAGCTGGATCTGGAGCACTATCAGCAAAACGGCACCTGCCTGCGTCAGCGCGAACTGTTCAAGAACCTCGGCCAGGCCGGCATCACTGCCTACGAACTGAAGCCCGACGAACTGCGTCGCCTGCTGGTCGGCGGCCACACCAGTATCCCGCTGGATCTGACCCTGATCCCGCTGCGCTCGACCAGCGAGCAGAGCCTGAAGACCTTCCGCGCGCTGTTCATCAATCTGCTGCACATGCGTGAAATCACTGCGGCCAAGCTCAAGCAGCTGTTCCTTGATGCCTTCGAGCACAGCCTGCGCTCGGGCAGCGTCGACTACATCGCCGCCACCGAGGAAGCCTTCCGCGACGTGCGCCGCATGGAGCAGGACTACCAGGCCCTGGTCACTGCCGGCCCGCTGATCGAGGCACTGGCTTCGGGCGTAGCCCAGCGCGAAGTGCTGCGCGGCAAGCTGCATCGCCTGTCGCCGCTGCTCGACAACCTGCTCGGCACCTGGCACGACTACGCCGATGCACGCAAGGAAGAGCTGGTGATCCAGGCCGAGCACTACAAGAACGAGCAGGACGGCTTGCAGAACGAGCAACGCGGCGGCACCGCCGAGCTGATGCGCCTGGAGCGCGAGATCAGCGAGATTCAGCGCTGGCTGGGCGAACTATCGGTGCTGAAGAACCGCTTCGCCCTGGTGGAAAACGCCAAGGTGCTGGAGGAGCAACTGCTCGCCGCCAAGGATGCCCACGACGAACTGGCCGGCGCCCTGGCGCAGTCGCGGCAGTTCTCCAGCGAAGACCTGGACGAGCGCCTGCGTGATCTGGAAAAACGCCTCAAGTCGGTCAAGCAGCAGCTCGATCACGCCGACAACAACAGCTACTCGCGCCTGCGCGAGGAGTTCAGCCAACAGGACGTCGACCGCCTGATGCGCCTGTTCAACGGCCAGCTGTTCAGCCTGCCGCTGGGCGAGAAAGGTATCCAGGCCGAGGGCGACGACTGGGTCAAGGCGGTCGAAGCGGTGCTGGATCGCTTCAAGGGCGATACCTTCGCCGTACCGGGCCTGTCCATCGACCTCAGCCATATCGAACCTCCGGCGCTTCAGGCACTAGCCGACCGCGCCGCCCTGCGTGACCAGAAGGATCGCCTGGAGCGCGAGCTCAAGCAGCTCAAGACCCAGCAGTCGGTGGCCGCCGACCGCGCCGCCAGCAAGGCCCAGGCCGAAACGCTGTACCAGGCCGTGCTGGACGCGCAGAAAGCGCTGGAAGACTTCCGCAAGAGCCAGACCCTGGCCGCCGAGGAACCGCAGAAACTGGAGCGTCTGGCCGAACTGGAAGGCGCCCAGGACGAACTCAAGCGTGCCAGCGATGCCTTCGCCGAGCGTGTGCAGCAACTGTCCGCCAAGCTGCAACTGGTCGGCCGTCAACTGGCCGATCTGGAAGCCAAGGAACGCACCCTGGAAGATGCCCTGCGTCGTCGCCAATTGCTGCCTGCCGACCTGCCTTTCGGCACACCGTTCATGGAGCCGGTGGATGACTCGCTGGACAATCTGCTGCCGCTACTGAACGACTATCAGGACACCTGGCAGGCGCTGCAGCGCATCGACAACCAGATCGAAGCGCTCTACGCCCAGGTACGCCTGAAAGGGGTGGCCAAGTTCGACAGCGAAGACGATGTCGAGCGCCGCCTGCAACTCTTGGTCAACGCCTACGCCCATCGCCAGGATGAGGCGCTTACCCTAGCCAAAGCGCGCCGCGCGGCGGTCACCGATATCGCCCGTACCCTGCGCAATATCCGCAGCGACTACGACAACCTGGAACACCAGTTGGCGCTGTTCAACCGCGAGATCAACAAGCGCCAGGTGTCCAACCTGCAGAGCTTCCGCATCGTCCTGGCACCGAACAAGGAAGCCCTGCGGCATATCGACCAGATCATCCACAGCGCCGGCCAGTACGAGGAAGGCGAAACCCTGTCGGTGTTCGACCTGTCGCAATCGGCTGAGCAGGACGCCAAGAACGAGGAAGCCAAGGACTACCTGTCGCGCCTGGTCGCCGCCAACGGCAACCAGCTGGGCCTGAAGGATCTGTTCGAACTGGCCTTCGAGATCACCAAGGTACATGGCCAGCCGGTGATTCACACCGATATCGATGGCGCGGCCTCCAACGGCACCACCATGACCATCAAGGCGCTGACCAACATGTACCTGCTGCTGCATCTGATGGATCGCGAGCAGGCCGGGCGCGTGCGTCTGCCTTACTACCTCGACGAGGCGGCGGACATCGACGAACGCAACCAGCAGGCCCTGATCGAGACCAGCCTGCAGCTTGGCTTCGTGCCGATCCTGGCCTCGGTCAAGCCACAGGTCTCGGCTCACGTGGCCATCGATCTGGAGGGTGGCAGCGGCCCCAACGGCATCTATATCGACGAGGCGGACTGGAAATTCATCAAGCCGCGCGAAAGTGCCAAGGCGCAGGCGGCTCAGCAGGAAGAAGCCACCGAGCCCGCCTGA